Proteins encoded in a region of the Planococcus shixiaomingii genome:
- the infB gene encoding translation initiation factor IF-2 has protein sequence MTNIRVHEYAKKVNKPSKEIIQELSKHNIEVANHMATLEPTAITKLDSIYAKNANEQGLQAQTRQQQQSTNRPSGQGNRPSGQGQNRPAGQGQSRPAGQGQSRPSGQGQNRPAGQGQSRPAGQGQSRPAGQGQNRPATTGSNFTPKAAKPTAGPGQRSNNRPGGNRNNQNRNKNRQQTPVNPMPPMPRKEKELPAKITFSESLTVAELAKKLGREPSEIIKKLFMIGVMATINQELDKDAIELVCAEYEVEVEEEILVDKTDLEVYFEPEDETLQQERPPVVTIMGHVDHGKTTLLDSIRNTKVTAGEAGGITQHIGAYQVTEGDKKITFLDTPGHAAFTTMRARGAKVTDLAIIVVAADDGVMPQTVEAINHAKAAEVPIIIAVNKMDKPSANPDRVMQELTDQGLVPEAWGGDTIFVPISALKGEGIDALLEMILLVSEVGELKANPARRAIGTVIEAELDKGRGSVATLLVQDGTLNVGDPIVVGNTYGRVRAMVNDLGRRVKDAGPSTPVEITGLNDVPQAGDRFVVFEDEKTARQVGETRASSALQVQRSEKTRVTLDNLFDHMKQGEMKELNLIVKADVQGAVEAMAASLMKIDVEGVNVKIIHTGAGAITESDIALAAASNAIVIGFNVRPDINAKRAAEAEGVDIRLHRIIYKVIEEIEFAMKGLLDPEFEEKIIGQAEIRSTFKVSKVGTIAGSYVTEGKITRDSGVRIIREGIVVFEGEIDTLKRFKDDAKEVAQGYECGITIKNFNDVKELDIIEAFVMEEIKRK, from the coding sequence ATGACCAATATTCGAGTACATGAATACGCCAAAAAAGTAAATAAACCGAGCAAAGAAATTATTCAGGAGTTATCTAAGCACAACATTGAAGTTGCCAACCATATGGCAACACTGGAGCCAACTGCTATTACAAAACTAGACAGCATTTACGCAAAAAACGCTAACGAACAAGGTCTGCAAGCACAGACACGCCAGCAACAACAAAGTACGAACCGTCCATCTGGACAAGGCAATCGTCCATCCGGCCAAGGGCAAAACCGACCAGCAGGCCAAGGGCAATCACGTCCAGCGGGCCAAGGACAATCACGTCCGTCCGGCCAAGGGCAAAATCGTCCGGCGGGCCAAGGACAATCACGTCCAGCAGGCCAAGGACAAAGCCGTCCAGCAGGTCAGGGGCAAAACCGTCCAGCTACTACAGGTTCGAACTTCACACCAAAAGCGGCAAAACCGACTGCAGGACCGGGCCAACGCTCGAACAATCGTCCAGGCGGAAACCGCAACAACCAAAACCGCAACAAAAACAGACAACAGACACCGGTAAATCCGATGCCGCCAATGCCAAGAAAAGAAAAAGAATTACCAGCTAAAATTACATTCTCTGAGTCATTGACGGTAGCGGAACTAGCAAAAAAATTAGGCCGCGAGCCATCTGAAATCATCAAAAAGTTATTCATGATTGGCGTAATGGCAACCATTAACCAAGAACTGGATAAAGATGCGATTGAATTGGTTTGTGCTGAATATGAAGTTGAAGTAGAAGAAGAAATTTTGGTTGATAAAACGGACCTTGAAGTTTACTTCGAGCCTGAAGATGAAACCTTGCAACAAGAGCGTCCGCCGGTTGTTACGATCATGGGTCACGTAGACCACGGTAAAACGACATTGCTTGATTCTATCCGCAACACAAAAGTAACTGCAGGAGAAGCTGGCGGTATTACTCAGCATATCGGCGCTTACCAAGTGACGGAAGGCGACAAAAAGATTACTTTCCTAGATACTCCAGGTCACGCAGCATTTACAACAATGCGCGCGCGCGGAGCAAAAGTCACTGACCTTGCGATCATCGTAGTAGCAGCTGATGACGGCGTTATGCCTCAAACAGTTGAAGCGATCAACCATGCGAAAGCGGCTGAAGTTCCAATCATTATTGCAGTCAACAAAATGGACAAGCCAAGTGCTAACCCGGACCGTGTGATGCAAGAATTGACTGATCAAGGGCTTGTGCCTGAGGCTTGGGGCGGCGATACAATTTTCGTTCCAATTTCTGCATTAAAAGGAGAAGGCATCGATGCTCTTCTTGAAATGATTTTGCTGGTTTCAGAAGTCGGTGAATTGAAAGCGAATCCTGCACGCCGTGCAATCGGTACAGTTATTGAAGCCGAGCTTGATAAAGGCCGCGGATCAGTAGCTACGTTATTAGTTCAAGATGGAACGTTGAATGTCGGAGATCCGATTGTTGTCGGAAACACATATGGCCGTGTCCGTGCAATGGTCAACGACCTTGGGCGCCGTGTGAAAGATGCAGGCCCATCAACTCCAGTTGAAATTACAGGATTGAATGATGTGCCACAGGCTGGAGATCGTTTTGTTGTCTTCGAAGACGAAAAAACGGCACGCCAAGTAGGAGAAACGCGTGCTTCTTCAGCGCTTCAAGTTCAGCGTTCAGAGAAAACCCGCGTTACACTCGATAACTTGTTTGACCACATGAAACAAGGGGAAATGAAAGAACTGAACTTGATCGTTAAAGCTGACGTTCAAGGTGCGGTTGAAGCAATGGCTGCTTCCCTTATGAAGATCGATGTAGAAGGCGTAAATGTGAAAATCATTCACACCGGTGCTGGCGCAATTACCGAATCGGATATTGCCCTTGCTGCTGCGTCTAATGCCATTGTAATCGGCTTTAACGTTCGTCCGGATATCAATGCGAAACGAGCTGCAGAAGCTGAAGGCGTGGACATTCGTTTGCACCGCATCATTTACAAAGTGATCGAAGAAATTGAATTCGCAATGAAAGGGTTGCTTGACCCTGAATTCGAAGAAAAAATCATCGGCCAAGCAGAAATTCGCAGCACGTTCAAAGTTTCTAAAGTGGGTACGATTGCCGGAAGTTATGTAACAGAAGGCAAAATCACAAGAGACAGCGGCGTCCGCATTATTCGCGAAGGCATTGTTGTTTTCGAAGGTGAAATTGACACATTGAAACGATTTAAAGATGATGCTAAAGAAGTTGCTCAAGGATATGAGTGCGGGATTACTATCAAAAACTTCAATGATGTTAAAGAATTGGATATTATTGAAGCTTTCGTAATGGAAGAAATTAAACGGAAATGA
- a CDS encoding YlxQ family RNA-binding protein yields the protein MNKQKILQFLGLATRARMTITGEELVVNEVRKGKAKMVILAEDASANTNKKLHDKCKTYNVAVHEFGTRYELGHAIGKDERVVIAITDAGFAKKLTSLFDENNRG from the coding sequence ATGAACAAACAAAAAATTCTTCAATTTCTTGGCTTAGCTACCCGTGCACGCATGACCATTACCGGGGAAGAACTGGTAGTGAACGAAGTGCGCAAAGGCAAAGCGAAGATGGTTATATTAGCTGAAGATGCTTCGGCCAACACGAACAAAAAATTGCACGATAAATGCAAAACGTACAATGTCGCTGTGCATGAATTTGGCACGAGATATGAACTTGGCCATGCGATCGGCAAAGATGAACGAGTAGTAATTGCAATAACGGATGCAGGATTTGCTAAAAAACTAACTAGCTTATTCGACGAAAATAACCGGGGGTGA
- a CDS encoding DUF503 domain-containing protein — MIVYMECEFFIPTAHSLKEKRAVLKSMLTRSKQKFNVSAAEVDHQNVWQRTRIAFVTVSSSKELADKEMEQVLQYLESNPEWECLEIQKDYL; from the coding sequence ATGATCGTTTACATGGAATGCGAATTTTTCATTCCAACCGCCCATTCCTTGAAAGAAAAACGGGCAGTTTTAAAAAGTATGCTAACCCGTTCAAAGCAAAAATTTAACGTTTCCGCAGCGGAGGTCGACCACCAAAATGTATGGCAGCGAACGCGCATCGCTTTTGTAACCGTTTCTTCCTCGAAAGAATTAGCGGATAAGGAAATGGAGCAAGTGCTGCAATACTTGGAAAGCAACCCGGAATGGGAATGTTTAGAGATTCAAAAAGATTATTTGTGA
- the rnpM gene encoding RNase P modulator RnpM, producing the protein MALQKKIPLRKCVATGEMHPKKEMIRVVRSKEGEVSVDLTGKKSGRGAYVSKTEEAIAVARKKKVLENQLEVKIPEEIYDELIRVVLREQLK; encoded by the coding sequence TTGGCTCTGCAAAAAAAAATTCCACTTCGGAAGTGTGTAGCGACAGGCGAGATGCATCCTAAAAAAGAAATGATCCGTGTAGTCCGTTCAAAAGAAGGCGAAGTATCTGTCGACTTGACCGGAAAGAAATCAGGCCGCGGAGCATATGTCTCTAAAACGGAAGAAGCAATCGCGGTTGCACGCAAAAAGAAAGTGCTTGAAAATCAGCTGGAAGTAAAAATTCCGGAAGAAATATACGATGAATTGATTCGCGTCGTTCTAAGAGAGCAGCTGAAATAA
- the rbfA gene encoding 30S ribosome-binding factor RbfA: MTMRSNRVGEQMKKELSEIISRKLKDPRIGFVTVTDVEVTGDLQMATVYISVLGDDKTKEQTLLGLSKSKGFIRSEIGQRIRLRKTPELAFEFDTSVAYGNRIDSLLRDIKEEEPKKELPKEEE; encoded by the coding sequence ATGACGATGCGTTCGAATCGTGTTGGTGAACAAATGAAAAAAGAGTTGAGCGAGATTATTAGCCGCAAACTAAAAGATCCGAGAATCGGTTTTGTAACCGTGACGGATGTGGAAGTAACGGGTGACTTGCAAATGGCTACTGTATATATCAGTGTATTAGGCGATGATAAGACGAAAGAGCAAACACTTCTCGGCTTATCAAAATCCAAAGGATTTATCCGCTCTGAAATCGGGCAACGGATCCGGTTGCGGAAAACTCCTGAATTGGCGTTTGAATTTGATACATCAGTAGCGTACGGCAATCGCATTGATTCTTTATTGCGCGACATTAAAGAAGAAGAGCCAAAAAAAGAATTACCTAAAGAAGAAGAATAA
- the truB gene encoding tRNA pseudouridine(55) synthase TruB: MAINGILPLWKERGMTSHDCVFKLRKILKTKKVGHTGTLDPEVDGVLPICIGNTTKVAEYITDQGKSYEAEVTIGYSTETEDATGELVTSDDSEKHITKEQLLEVFEGLTGEIVQIPPMYSAVKVNGKKLYEYARQGIAVERPSRIVRIDAIELMDDQQEWHGQRVKFNIRIRCGKGTYIRTLAVQIGQALGYPAHMSRLTRTQSGKFRREDCVTLAEVAELAQNERVNTILKPLSYGLSVFPFAEIEEKDIFAIQNGQVLKRHSILEEQEFVVFTVKGNPLALYKRHPEKADKMKPEKMFGIPTTDEV, from the coding sequence ATGGCGATCAACGGCATTTTGCCATTATGGAAAGAGCGGGGCATGACTTCGCATGATTGCGTGTTTAAACTGCGGAAAATTTTAAAAACGAAAAAAGTGGGGCATACGGGAACTTTAGATCCTGAAGTAGATGGAGTTTTGCCGATTTGTATCGGAAACACCACCAAAGTGGCTGAATATATAACTGACCAAGGAAAATCGTATGAAGCGGAAGTGACAATTGGCTATTCGACTGAAACGGAAGATGCGACAGGCGAATTGGTCACAAGTGATGACAGCGAAAAGCACATTACAAAAGAACAGTTGCTGGAGGTATTTGAAGGTCTGACCGGGGAAATTGTTCAAATTCCTCCGATGTACTCGGCGGTCAAAGTAAATGGCAAAAAGCTTTATGAATATGCCCGTCAAGGCATCGCGGTCGAACGCCCTTCGCGCATTGTCCGCATTGATGCTATTGAATTGATGGACGATCAACAGGAATGGCACGGACAAAGAGTGAAGTTCAATATCCGCATCCGCTGTGGCAAAGGAACGTATATCCGTACACTGGCCGTTCAAATCGGGCAAGCGTTAGGCTATCCGGCGCATATGTCCAGGCTGACGCGGACGCAATCAGGAAAATTCAGACGAGAAGATTGCGTAACACTTGCCGAAGTCGCTGAACTTGCGCAAAATGAAAGAGTAAACACCATTTTGAAACCACTCAGCTACGGCTTAAGTGTTTTTCCGTTTGCAGAAATAGAAGAAAAAGATATTTTTGCCATTCAAAACGGCCAAGTACTTAAGCGCCATTCCATCCTTGAAGAACAAGAGTTTGTGGTGTTTACTGTCAAAGGAAATCCTTTAGCCCTTTACAAAAGGCATCCTGAAAAAGCGGATAAGATGAAGCCAGAAAAAATGTTTGGCATACCGACAACTGACGAGGTGTAA
- a CDS encoding bifunctional riboflavin kinase/FAD synthetase produces MRIIHLNYPNHLKTEENLGPLSMALGFFDGVHKGHQRVIGEAIKQAGEKNIKSAVMTFDPHPSLVLGGRKEEVFYITPLQQKMEILKDLGVDVCFIVRFTSEFAQLTPDQFIQYFIKDLNVVHVTAGFDFSFGNFGKGNMGTLEQCSEGMFGVTTIPKQEDGQEKISSTRIRSLLKDGDVEQVCRLLGRPFQIVGTVVNGDKRGRTIGFPTANVEPEIGTFVPGRGVYAVRIQVQEMLYDGVCNIGFKPTFNNPDVKKLTVEVYIFDFNKDIYGEEVRVEWHQRIRDEQKFSGIEELKAQIQRDKETAIRFFETLK; encoded by the coding sequence ATGAGAATTATTCATTTAAACTATCCAAACCATTTGAAGACTGAAGAAAATCTGGGGCCGCTATCAATGGCTCTTGGTTTTTTTGACGGTGTACATAAAGGGCATCAACGTGTAATCGGCGAGGCCATCAAACAGGCGGGGGAAAAAAACATCAAGTCGGCAGTCATGACATTCGATCCCCATCCCTCATTGGTGTTAGGCGGAAGAAAAGAAGAAGTTTTCTACATTACCCCACTGCAACAGAAAATGGAGATTTTAAAAGATTTGGGTGTTGATGTATGTTTTATCGTTCGCTTTACATCGGAATTTGCCCAGTTAACTCCAGACCAATTCATCCAATATTTCATTAAAGACTTGAATGTGGTCCATGTGACCGCAGGTTTTGATTTTTCGTTCGGCAATTTTGGAAAAGGCAATATGGGAACATTGGAACAATGCAGTGAAGGCATGTTCGGTGTTACGACTATTCCAAAGCAAGAAGACGGACAAGAGAAAATCAGTTCAACGCGCATCCGAAGCTTATTGAAAGATGGCGACGTCGAGCAAGTTTGCCGGCTTTTGGGGCGGCCATTCCAAATTGTCGGAACTGTTGTCAATGGGGATAAGCGCGGACGGACCATCGGATTTCCAACGGCAAACGTTGAACCGGAAATCGGCACTTTCGTTCCGGGCCGCGGCGTTTATGCGGTTCGCATTCAAGTTCAGGAAATGCTTTATGACGGCGTCTGCAATATTGGCTTTAAGCCGACTTTCAATAATCCGGATGTCAAAAAGTTGACCGTGGAAGTTTATATCTTTGATTTCAATAAAGATATTTACGGTGAGGAAGTGCGTGTCGAATGGCATCAGCGCATCCGCGATGAACAGAAGTTTTCGGGTATCGAAGAATTGAAAGCTCAGATCCAACGGGACAAAGAAACGGCAATCCGGTTTTTTGAAACCTTAAAGTAA